A portion of the Acidimicrobiales bacterium genome contains these proteins:
- the cysC gene encoding adenylyl-sulfate kinase: MSASSPNVVWHPGHLSQAERWSAIGHRGATVWFTGLSGSGKSTVATAVEKALLDTGRPCYVLDGDNVRMGLNGDLGFSAADRDENVRRVAEVGRLFADSGVVALIPLVSPYRAARDNARALHEAAEVPFFEVFVDTPIELCEQRDVKGLYAKARAGEITGFTGIDDPYEAPAAPELRLVPTDGDADEMARLVLDLLT, translated from the coding sequence GTGAGTGCCAGTTCGCCGAACGTCGTCTGGCATCCCGGGCACCTCTCGCAAGCCGAGCGGTGGTCGGCAATCGGACATCGCGGGGCCACCGTGTGGTTCACGGGCCTCTCGGGTTCGGGCAAGTCGACGGTGGCCACGGCGGTCGAGAAGGCGCTGCTCGACACGGGCCGGCCTTGCTATGTCCTCGACGGGGACAATGTCCGGATGGGGCTCAACGGCGACCTCGGCTTCTCCGCCGCTGATCGAGACGAGAACGTTCGCCGAGTGGCCGAGGTCGGTCGCCTGTTCGCCGATTCCGGCGTGGTCGCCCTGATCCCTCTGGTGTCGCCCTACCGGGCCGCCCGGGACAACGCCCGCGCCCTCCACGAGGCCGCCGAGGTGCCCTTCTTCGAGGTGTTCGTCGACACGCCCATCGAGCTGTGTGAGCAGCGTGACGTGAAGGGCCTCTACGCCAAGGCCCGGGCCGGCGAGATCACCGGATTCACCGGCATCGACGACCCCTACGAGGCGCCGGCGGCACCGGAGTTGCGGCTGGTCCCCACCGACGGCGACGCCGACGAGATGGCGCGGCTGGTGCTCGACCTGCTCACCTGA
- the cysD gene encoding sulfate adenylyltransferase subunit CysD → MAYDLTHLRQLEAESIHIFREVAAEFENPCLLFSGGKDSIVMLRLAEKAFWPAKLPFPVMHVDTGHNFPEVIEFRDRRVEELGARLVVASVQEAIDSGKVVEETGPRASRNRLQTTALLEGIAEHRFDALFGGARRDEEKARAKERVYSFRDEFGQWDPKNQRPELWSLYNGRIKQGEHIRVFPISNYTELDIWQYIKEEGIEIPNVYFSHQREVFERDGMLLSTSPFITLMDDEEPFMETVRYRTVGDMSCTGAVESGADTIDKIIEEVAATRITERGATRADDRVSEAAMEDRKKEGYF, encoded by the coding sequence ATGGCCTACGACTTGACCCACCTACGGCAGCTCGAAGCGGAATCGATTCACATCTTCCGCGAAGTGGCTGCCGAGTTCGAGAATCCCTGCCTGCTCTTCTCCGGCGGCAAGGACAGCATCGTGATGCTCCGCCTGGCCGAGAAGGCCTTCTGGCCAGCGAAGTTGCCGTTCCCGGTCATGCACGTCGACACGGGGCACAACTTCCCCGAGGTGATCGAGTTCCGTGATCGCCGGGTCGAAGAGCTGGGCGCTCGCCTGGTGGTGGCATCGGTGCAGGAGGCGATCGACTCGGGCAAGGTCGTCGAGGAGACCGGCCCCCGGGCGAGCCGCAACCGGCTCCAGACCACTGCCCTGCTCGAGGGCATCGCCGAGCACCGTTTCGACGCCCTCTTCGGCGGCGCCCGCCGAGACGAGGAGAAGGCGCGGGCCAAGGAACGCGTCTACTCCTTCCGCGACGAGTTCGGACAGTGGGACCCGAAGAACCAGCGACCCGAGCTGTGGAGCCTCTACAACGGCCGGATCAAGCAGGGTGAGCACATCCGTGTGTTCCCGATCTCGAACTACACCGAGCTCGACATCTGGCAGTACATCAAGGAAGAGGGGATCGAGATCCCCAACGTCTACTTCTCGCACCAGCGCGAGGTGTTCGAGCGTGACGGCATGTTGCTGTCCACGAGCCCGTTCATCACGCTGATGGACGACGAGGAGCCGTTCATGGAGACGGTGCGCTACCGCACGGTGGGCGACATGAGCTGTACCGGTGCGGTCGAGTCGGGCGCCGACACGATCGACAAGATCATCGAGGAGGTCGCGGCCACCCGCATCACCGAGCGTGGTGCCACGCGGGCCGACGATCGAGTGTCCGAAGCCGCCATGGAAGATCGCAAGAAGGAGGGGTACTTCTAA
- the cysN gene encoding sulfate adenylyltransferase subunit CysN — MEMLRFATAGSVDDGKSTLIGRLLYDTKTIFEDQMEAVERASVQMGTEYTNLALLTDGLRAEREQGITIDVAYRYFATPKRKFIIADTPGHTQYTRNMVTGASTADLAIVLLDARKGVLEQSRRHAFLASLLRIPHLVLAVNKMDLVDYDQARFEEVKDEFRSFASKLDIHDLTFIPVSALHGDNVVDRSAHMGWYEGPSLLHHLEEVHIASDRNHIDTRFPVQYVIRPQSDDFHDYRGYAGTIAGGVLRPGDDVIVLPSGFRSTVKSIETLTGTLDEAFAPMAVTVRLNDEIDISRGDMIVRPNNQPEVSQDIDAMVSWMNERSSLTPSSKLIIKHTTRVTKAIVKDVSYMLDINTLHRDESAGELKLNEIGRVKLRTQAPLFFDEYRRNRDTGSFILIDEATNVTVGAGMILGEST; from the coding sequence ATGGAGATGCTCCGATTCGCAACTGCCGGTTCGGTCGACGACGGCAAGTCGACCCTGATCGGGCGCTTGCTCTACGACACGAAGACGATCTTCGAGGACCAGATGGAGGCCGTCGAACGCGCCTCGGTCCAGATGGGCACCGAATACACCAACCTGGCGCTGCTCACCGACGGTCTTCGGGCCGAGCGCGAGCAGGGCATCACGATCGACGTCGCCTACCGCTACTTCGCCACACCGAAGCGCAAGTTCATCATCGCCGACACACCGGGCCACACCCAGTACACGCGCAACATGGTCACCGGTGCTTCCACCGCCGATCTCGCGATCGTGCTGCTCGATGCCCGCAAGGGTGTGCTCGAGCAGAGCCGCCGCCATGCCTTCCTGGCGTCGCTGTTGCGCATTCCCCATCTGGTGCTGGCCGTCAACAAGATGGACCTGGTCGACTATGACCAGGCCCGGTTCGAAGAGGTCAAGGACGAGTTCCGGTCCTTTGCGAGCAAGCTCGACATCCACGACCTGACCTTCATCCCGGTCTCCGCCCTCCACGGCGACAATGTCGTCGATCGGTCGGCCCACATGGGTTGGTACGAGGGTCCGTCGTTGCTGCACCACCTCGAAGAGGTGCACATCGCGTCCGACCGCAACCACATCGACACCCGGTTCCCTGTGCAATACGTCATCCGGCCGCAGTCCGACGACTTCCACGACTATCGCGGGTACGCCGGCACCATCGCCGGTGGCGTGCTGCGTCCCGGCGACGACGTCATCGTGTTGCCCTCGGGCTTCCGGTCGACGGTGAAGTCGATCGAGACGCTCACGGGCACGCTCGACGAGGCGTTCGCGCCGATGGCGGTGACGGTGCGTCTCAACGACGAGATCGACATCTCCCGCGGGGACATGATCGTGCGCCCCAACAACCAGCCCGAGGTGTCCCAGGACATCGACGCGATGGTCAGCTGGATGAACGAGCGGTCGTCGCTCACACCCAGCTCGAAGCTCATCATCAAGCACACGACCCGGGTGACGAAGGCGATCGTGAAGGACGTGTCCTACATGCTCGACATCAACACCCTGCATCGTGACGAGTCGGCCGGCGAGCTGAAGCTCAACGAGATCGGCCGCGTGAAGCTCCGCACCCAGGCGCCGCTGTTCTTCGACGAGTACCGCCGCAATCGCGACACCGGCAGCTTCATCCTGATCGACGAGGCGACCAACGTGACAGTCGGTGCCGGCATGATCCTCGGCGAGTCGACCTGA
- a CDS encoding VanW family protein → MSPNDLLKSLTPARAVVVLFALVAALFLGRFVWDDMISAEDVPRGVVVDGIAIGNTDRTTAAERLGDLTVDREVTLTFAGDSRTETLSAWGVVLDTDATLDAAEDTRGGFPVRLFRWAAAVIRDRRVDPVWTVDRAVLETHFGPDSLDLSFDAAPIELVDGEFVAVESRAVPVADVDALEAALLAAVDSDAYESIEVPVGGEQSVEGDPELAAAANELTDRTVEVRLAGQLETRTIERITLREWIDLSEVTVAADLAFDASRVQATLADIYPTVGDDDIEGVQFVVGFDAELYLLGALPGAECCAADSAERLMKAVRAGTDEVVVVFPIEGTDSEGLAWAESLGIREVVSEFTTYYTAGQTRNINIERISELTRGAIIEPGETFSINDFVGRRTTDNGFVSAGVISNGVFDSSVGGGISQYATTLFNAAFFAGLDFGQYQSHSIYIDRYPYGREATVSYPAPDLQIVNNSPYGVLLWPTTTEDSITVRLYSTKWVEAEQTGQTERTEGTSCTRVTTERTRTWVDDGRTEVDTVTARYRPEGIACDGSSTVPDENPSTTTSVPTTVP, encoded by the coding sequence ATGTCTCCGAACGACCTGCTGAAGTCGCTGACGCCGGCCCGCGCCGTCGTCGTGCTGTTCGCGCTCGTCGCGGCGTTGTTCCTCGGCCGCTTCGTGTGGGACGACATGATCTCCGCCGAGGACGTTCCCCGAGGTGTTGTGGTCGACGGCATCGCCATCGGCAACACCGACCGGACCACCGCGGCCGAGCGTCTCGGCGACCTCACCGTCGATCGCGAGGTGACCCTCACGTTCGCCGGCGACAGCCGCACCGAAACCCTCTCGGCCTGGGGCGTGGTGCTCGACACCGACGCCACACTCGACGCGGCCGAGGACACCCGGGGCGGATTCCCGGTTCGTCTCTTCCGCTGGGCGGCTGCGGTGATTCGTGATCGCCGGGTCGATCCGGTCTGGACCGTCGATCGAGCGGTGCTCGAGACTCACTTCGGGCCGGACTCACTGGATCTCTCGTTCGACGCCGCGCCGATCGAACTCGTCGACGGCGAATTCGTCGCCGTCGAGTCGCGGGCGGTGCCGGTCGCCGACGTCGACGCGCTCGAAGCAGCGCTACTCGCCGCGGTCGACAGCGACGCCTACGAGTCCATCGAGGTGCCGGTCGGCGGCGAGCAGTCGGTCGAGGGCGATCCCGAACTCGCGGCCGCCGCCAACGAACTCACGGACCGCACCGTCGAGGTCCGCCTCGCCGGTCAACTCGAGACGCGGACCATCGAGCGGATCACGCTGCGCGAGTGGATCGACCTGTCCGAGGTCACGGTTGCCGCCGACCTCGCCTTCGATGCGTCGCGGGTGCAGGCGACACTGGCCGACATCTATCCGACCGTCGGCGACGACGATATCGAGGGCGTGCAGTTCGTGGTCGGCTTCGACGCCGAGCTCTACCTCCTCGGCGCGCTGCCCGGTGCCGAGTGCTGCGCGGCCGACAGCGCAGAACGGCTGATGAAGGCCGTGCGAGCCGGGACCGACGAGGTGGTCGTGGTGTTCCCCATCGAGGGCACCGACAGCGAAGGGCTCGCCTGGGCCGAGTCGCTCGGCATTCGAGAAGTCGTCAGCGAGTTCACGACGTATTACACCGCCGGCCAGACCCGCAACATCAACATCGAGCGCATCTCGGAGCTCACGAGGGGGGCGATCATCGAGCCCGGCGAGACATTCTCGATCAACGACTTCGTGGGTCGACGAACCACCGACAACGGGTTCGTCTCGGCCGGCGTCATCAGCAACGGCGTCTTCGACAGCTCCGTCGGTGGCGGCATCTCGCAGTACGCAACGACGCTCTTCAACGCGGCATTCTTCGCCGGCCTCGACTTCGGGCAGTACCAGAGTCACTCGATCTACATCGACCGATACCCCTACGGCCGGGAAGCAACCGTGTCGTACCCGGCCCCGGATCTCCAGATCGTCAACAACTCGCCCTATGGCGTGCTGCTCTGGCCGACGACCACCGAGGACTCGATCACCGTCCGGCTCTACTCGACGAAGTGGGTCGAGGCCGAACAGACCGGCCAAACCGAGCGCACCGAGGGAACCTCGTGCACACGGGTCACCACCGAGCGGACCCGCACCTGGGTCGACGACGGCCGCACCGAGGTCGACACCGTGACCGCCCGCTACCGGCCGGAGGGCATCGCGTGCGACGGCAGCTCGACCGTGCCCGACGAGAACCCGTCGACGACCACGAGCGTGCCGACCACGGTCCCCTGA
- the ettA gene encoding energy-dependent translational throttle protein EttA codes for MAAQFIFTMHKVGRFIPPDRDVLKDITLAFYPGAKIGVLGPNGAGKSTLLRIMAGIDQEFSGDARLTDGFTVGMLEQEPHLDAEKDVMGNVMDGVGEVAGLLQDYEEVLAGWSDPDADYDKLGAKQADLEAKIEAAGAWDLQRNVEIAMDALRTPPGDTAVDNLSGGEARRVAMARLLLAKPDLLLLDEPTNHLDAESVAWLERTLQDYAGTVVAITHDRYFLDNVAGWILELDRGKGMPFEGNYSGFLEQKEARYAQEQKDDDKRTRTLKRELEWVRMAPKARQAKGKARLQQYEKLLEEQKHAEGRQNDLEIIIPADTRLGDVVIEADGISKAFGDKLLIDDLSFSLPPAGIVGVIGANGAGKSTLFKMIIEAAENRGDADAQPDNGTLRIGETVTLGYVDQNRTLDPEKTVYDEITGGVDNLTIGGREMHGRAYVASFNFRGADQQKKVGTLSGGERNRVHLAKVLKEGANVLLLDEPTNDLDIDTLRALEDAVEAYAGCAVIVSHDRWFLDRVATHILAFEGDSVVRWFEGNFSDYADYRKREHGVDAMRPQRIKYKPVSRG; via the coding sequence ATGGCTGCGCAGTTCATCTTCACCATGCACAAGGTCGGTCGGTTCATCCCGCCCGACCGCGATGTGCTCAAGGACATCACCCTCGCCTTCTACCCGGGCGCCAAGATCGGCGTTCTCGGTCCCAACGGTGCGGGTAAGTCCACCCTGCTGCGGATCATGGCGGGCATCGACCAGGAGTTCTCCGGCGACGCCCGCCTCACGGACGGCTTCACGGTGGGCATGCTCGAACAGGAGCCGCATCTCGATGCTGAGAAGGACGTGATGGGCAACGTGATGGACGGCGTCGGTGAGGTGGCCGGACTGCTCCAGGACTACGAAGAGGTCCTCGCGGGCTGGTCCGACCCCGACGCCGACTACGACAAGCTCGGCGCGAAGCAGGCCGACCTCGAAGCGAAGATCGAGGCCGCCGGTGCGTGGGATCTCCAGCGCAACGTCGAGATCGCCATGGACGCACTGCGCACGCCGCCCGGCGACACTGCGGTCGACAATCTGTCCGGCGGCGAGGCCCGTCGGGTCGCGATGGCCCGACTCCTCCTGGCCAAACCCGACCTGCTGCTGCTCGACGAGCCGACCAACCATCTCGACGCCGAGTCGGTCGCTTGGCTCGAGCGCACCCTTCAGGACTACGCCGGCACCGTCGTCGCCATCACCCACGATCGATACTTCCTCGACAACGTGGCCGGCTGGATCCTCGAACTCGACCGGGGCAAGGGCATGCCCTTCGAGGGCAACTACTCGGGTTTCCTCGAACAGAAGGAAGCCCGCTACGCCCAGGAGCAAAAGGACGACGACAAGCGCACCCGCACGCTCAAGCGCGAGCTCGAATGGGTGCGCATGGCCCCCAAGGCCCGCCAGGCCAAGGGCAAGGCCCGGCTCCAGCAGTACGAGAAGCTCCTCGAGGAGCAAAAGCACGCCGAGGGCCGTCAGAACGACCTGGAGATCATCATCCCGGCCGACACCCGCCTCGGCGACGTGGTCATCGAGGCCGACGGCATCTCCAAGGCCTTCGGCGACAAGCTCCTGATCGACGACCTGTCGTTCTCGCTCCCGCCGGCGGGAATCGTCGGCGTCATCGGTGCCAACGGCGCCGGCAAGTCCACCCTGTTCAAGATGATCATCGAGGCCGCGGAGAATCGCGGCGATGCCGACGCCCAGCCCGACAACGGCACGTTGCGCATCGGCGAAACCGTCACGCTCGGCTACGTCGACCAGAACCGCACGCTCGACCCCGAGAAGACCGTCTACGACGAGATCACCGGCGGCGTCGACAACCTGACGATCGGCGGCCGCGAGATGCACGGTCGCGCCTATGTCGCGTCGTTCAACTTCCGGGGCGCCGACCAGCAGAAGAAGGTCGGTACCCTCTCCGGCGGAGAGCGCAATCGTGTCCACCTCGCCAAGGTCCTGAAGGAGGGTGCCAACGTCCTCCTGCTCGACGAGCCGACCAACGACCTCGACATCGACACGCTCCGCGCCCTCGAGGACGCGGTCGAGGCCTACGCCGGCTGCGCCGTCATCGTGAGCCACGATCGCTGGTTCCTCGACCGCGTGGCCACCCACATCCTCGCCTTCGAGGGCGACTCGGTGGTGCGCTGGTTCGAGGGAAACTTCAGCGACTACGCCGACTACCGCAAGCGCGAACACGGCGTCGACGCCATGCGCCCCCAGCGCATCAAGTACAAGCCGGTCAGCCGCGGCTGA
- a CDS encoding wax ester/triacylglycerol synthase family O-acyltransferase codes for MTGVRADQPMSNLDALVWNVEQQPRQRTTIAALARFAAPLDPAELRHRVDHASRVVGRLRQRVVTDPSGLTAPRWSVDPDFHLSFHLRTVRLADPADAELMDLVRGLLVQPFDRSRPLWEFTHVTGLAEALLLKTHHAVTDGVGGVELMLELFGLEPQPVAPSRPLPEAPVAPAASVISTAGRDAAGHETAVEAIRGLATVIDHVTRSRSVDDCASAGRRAGEAIGSVVRMLRPSHAPPVVAPARSGRLDIRFFSVPVDALRQAGRRHDGTINDAFVAAVALGLADQVGTEHRSRLRLSVPISTRPSSGDGDTGGGSNHWAPSLIEIDLRDAADLPTLMRRVRCEMRRVRRDPAHRLLPALTAGLRRLPPTAGAAVLDRVTTGIDVAVSNVPGSPVRLHLGPQPVDALIPFGPLSGCAVNVTLLSHADTAHIGVSSDPAVIDDPGELLRNLEAGFAVVTAVCRDDR; via the coding sequence ATGACCGGGGTGCGCGCTGACCAACCCATGAGCAACCTCGATGCCCTCGTCTGGAACGTGGAGCAGCAGCCTCGTCAGCGCACGACGATTGCCGCCCTCGCCCGTTTCGCCGCACCCCTCGATCCTGCCGAACTGCGCCATCGCGTCGATCACGCCAGCCGCGTCGTCGGTCGTCTACGCCAGCGAGTGGTGACCGATCCATCCGGGCTGACCGCACCCCGCTGGTCCGTCGACCCCGACTTCCACCTGAGCTTTCATCTCCGCACGGTGCGGCTGGCCGATCCCGCAGACGCCGAGCTGATGGATCTGGTCCGAGGTCTGCTCGTCCAGCCGTTCGACCGCTCACGACCGCTGTGGGAGTTCACCCATGTCACCGGCCTCGCCGAGGCGCTGTTGCTGAAGACCCACCACGCCGTCACCGATGGCGTCGGCGGAGTCGAACTGATGCTCGAACTCTTCGGTCTCGAGCCGCAGCCGGTGGCCCCGTCCCGGCCACTCCCCGAGGCACCCGTGGCGCCCGCTGCCTCCGTCATCAGCACTGCCGGGCGCGACGCTGCCGGACACGAGACCGCCGTCGAAGCCATACGCGGCCTGGCGACGGTCATCGACCACGTCACCCGCAGCCGGTCGGTCGACGACTGCGCCAGCGCGGGGCGTCGGGCCGGTGAAGCGATCGGGTCGGTGGTGCGCATGCTCCGACCGAGCCACGCCCCTCCGGTCGTCGCCCCGGCCCGCTCGGGTCGCCTCGACATCCGGTTCTTCTCCGTGCCGGTGGACGCCCTTCGTCAGGCGGGGCGGCGCCACGACGGCACGATCAACGACGCCTTCGTCGCGGCGGTGGCCCTCGGGCTCGCCGACCAGGTCGGGACCGAGCACCGGTCGCGGCTGCGGCTCTCGGTCCCGATCAGCACCCGGCCCTCGTCCGGGGATGGTGACACCGGCGGGGGGAGCAACCACTGGGCACCCAGCCTCATCGAGATCGACCTGCGGGACGCGGCCGACCTTCCCACGCTGATGCGGCGGGTGCGGTGCGAGATGCGCCGGGTTCGACGGGACCCTGCGCACCGACTCCTTCCCGCGCTGACAGCGGGACTCCGTCGGCTTCCCCCGACGGCCGGCGCCGCCGTGCTCGACCGGGTCACCACCGGCATCGACGTCGCCGTGTCGAACGTGCCGGGAAGCCCGGTACGCCTTCACCTCGGACCACAGCCGGTCGATGCCCTGATTCCGTTCGGGCCCCTGAGCGGATGTGCGGTCAACGTCACCCTCCTGAGTCACGCCGACACCGCTCACATCGGCGTGTCGTCGGATCCCGCCGTCATCGACGACCCCGGCGAGCTGCTGCGCAACCTCGAGGCCGGGTTCGCCGTCGTCACCGCCGTCTGCCGGGACGACCGATGA
- a CDS encoding 3'(2'),5'-bisphosphate nucleotidase CysQ, with product MPASSEDHQIAADLAGEAGRLLVELRDRLAAADTPPAVLKAEGDRQAHELLMARLAELRPNDAVLSEEGKDDPARLAATRTWIVDPLDGTREFSEVPRTDWAVHVALVENHRPIAGAVALPALDTVLSTGAPATLSDSPAVPPRMIVSRSRPPAAATHVAAVLGAELVEMGSAGAKTMAVIRGECEIYAHSGGQYEWDSCAPVAVAAAAGCHVSRIDGSELLYNQEDPYLPDLLVCRPELAAAVLEALASFGG from the coding sequence ATGCCCGCCTCCTCCGAAGACCACCAGATCGCGGCCGATCTCGCCGGCGAGGCGGGCCGGCTCCTCGTCGAGCTCCGCGATCGGCTCGCGGCGGCCGACACCCCGCCGGCGGTGCTCAAGGCCGAGGGTGATCGCCAGGCTCACGAACTCCTGATGGCTCGTCTCGCCGAGTTGCGGCCGAACGACGCCGTGCTCTCGGAGGAGGGCAAGGACGATCCCGCCCGCCTGGCCGCCACGCGGACATGGATCGTCGATCCGCTCGACGGCACCCGGGAGTTCTCCGAGGTTCCCCGCACCGACTGGGCGGTCCATGTGGCGCTCGTCGAGAACCATCGACCCATCGCCGGCGCCGTCGCCCTGCCCGCCCTCGATACCGTTCTGTCCACTGGTGCGCCCGCCACACTCTCGGATTCCCCGGCCGTTCCTCCCCGGATGATCGTGTCGCGGAGCCGGCCGCCGGCCGCCGCCACCCACGTCGCCGCCGTGTTGGGCGCCGAGCTCGTCGAGATGGGGTCCGCCGGCGCCAAGACCATGGCCGTGATCCGTGGCGAGTGCGAGATCTACGCCCACTCGGGTGGGCAGTACGAGTGGGACTCCTGCGCCCCGGTGGCGGTCGCCGCGGCGGCCGGCTGCCACGTGAGCCGCATCGACGGCAGCGAGTTGCTCTACAACCAGGAGGATCCCTACCTTCCCGATCTCCTGGTCTGTCGTCCCGAACTCGCCGCCGCGGTGCTCGAGGCTCTCGCCTCGTTCGGCGGCTGA
- the nucS gene encoding endonuclease NucS has translation MRLVVAECTVDYDGRLQAHLPSATRLVMVKADGCVAIHADGGAYKPLNWMNAPNRLIEDRDEGVWTVTSPKGEVLTITFHDVISDSSHEMGTDPGLQKDGVEAHLQKLLADDPTSIADGLRLVRREFPTDIGPVDLMCRDADGIAVAVEVKRRGDIDGVEQLTRYLEFLNRDPMLRPVRGIFVAQSIKPQARVLATDRDIAWVEVDYDELRGIESPNLKLF, from the coding sequence ATGCGCCTCGTCGTCGCCGAATGCACCGTCGACTATGACGGTCGACTCCAGGCGCACCTGCCGTCCGCCACGCGGCTCGTCATGGTGAAGGCCGACGGATGTGTGGCGATCCACGCCGACGGCGGCGCGTACAAGCCTCTCAACTGGATGAATGCGCCGAACCGTTTGATCGAGGACCGTGACGAGGGAGTCTGGACGGTCACCAGCCCGAAGGGCGAGGTGCTCACCATCACGTTCCACGACGTCATCAGCGACTCGTCGCACGAGATGGGCACCGATCCCGGCCTGCAGAAGGACGGCGTCGAGGCCCACCTCCAGAAGCTGCTGGCCGACGACCCCACGTCGATCGCCGACGGGCTCCGCCTCGTCCGACGTGAGTTCCCCACCGACATCGGGCCGGTCGACCTCATGTGTCGCGACGCTGACGGCATCGCCGTCGCCGTCGAGGTGAAGCGCCGCGGCGACATCGATGGTGTCGAACAGCTCACCCGCTACCTCGAGTTCCTGAACCGCGATCCGATGCTGCGCCCCGTGCGAGGCATCTTCGTCGCCCAGTCGATCAAGCCCCAGGCACGGGTGCTCGCCACCGACCGTGACATCGCGTGGGTCGAGGTCGACTACGACGAACTGCGCGGCATCGAGTCGCCCAACCTGAAGCTGTTCTGA
- a CDS encoding AarF/UbiB family protein, with amino-acid sequence MTESPWLADVDTMAWRRDVPGLRRATRRRLPSLITPSRRPPGRRAITVVRHVGGALAAWAFVGRRKGGSASNADLSRRLREAAETLGPTYIKLGQIISSGEGIFPPELVAEFVKCRDQVPAEGFHLVREVVERDLGAPLEAVFSFFDRTPIAAASIAQVHGATLRDGTEVVVKVQRPSVDELVHDDLRVMAWLAPLLVGRIPITALANPPALVEVFAHTISEELDFRVEADNMLDVARVFAELGQDQFVVPRPHPELVTRRVLVMERINGFNFDDLDSYAAHGVDTHAVVRAGMIGFMEGALIHGVFHGDLHGGNLYVLPDGRTALLDFGITGRMSEVRRLAFVRLLISGMMNDRIGQLAALRDLGALPADTDLQVVAEELGLLGEPVDPTTMTADELVAELQRVIKSLLGYGARMPKELMLFVKNMVFLDGAIARLAPDLDLFAEIAHIAAYFASTHGEQLAAQVGMDPEVYQFDPDGVRAAFGVDDTVESMTYRELQARRELIRNRLRARG; translated from the coding sequence GTGACCGAGTCCCCGTGGTTGGCCGATGTCGACACCATGGCCTGGCGGCGCGACGTGCCGGGTCTGCGGCGCGCGACCCGACGGCGACTGCCGTCGCTGATCACCCCGTCACGGCGTCCGCCCGGTCGTCGGGCGATCACGGTCGTCCGTCATGTCGGCGGAGCACTCGCAGCCTGGGCGTTCGTGGGCCGACGCAAGGGCGGCTCGGCATCGAACGCGGACCTCTCGCGCCGCCTCCGCGAAGCGGCCGAGACCCTCGGTCCCACCTACATCAAGCTCGGCCAGATCATCTCGAGCGGCGAAGGCATCTTTCCGCCGGAGCTCGTCGCCGAGTTCGTGAAGTGCCGCGATCAGGTCCCGGCCGAGGGATTCCATCTCGTGCGCGAGGTCGTCGAGCGAGATCTCGGCGCGCCGCTCGAGGCCGTTTTCTCCTTTTTCGACCGCACGCCGATCGCCGCGGCGTCGATCGCCCAGGTCCACGGCGCAACACTGCGTGACGGCACCGAGGTCGTGGTCAAGGTGCAGCGACCCTCGGTCGACGAGCTCGTCCACGACGACCTGCGGGTGATGGCATGGCTCGCCCCCCTGTTGGTCGGACGCATCCCGATCACCGCCCTCGCCAACCCTCCCGCCCTCGTCGAGGTGTTCGCCCACACCATCAGCGAGGAGCTCGACTTCCGCGTGGAAGCCGACAACATGCTCGACGTCGCCCGAGTCTTCGCCGAACTCGGCCAGGACCAGTTCGTCGTGCCCCGGCCACACCCCGAACTCGTCACCCGCCGGGTGCTGGTGATGGAACGGATCAACGGCTTCAACTTCGACGATCTCGATTCCTACGCAGCGCACGGTGTCGACACCCACGCCGTGGTGCGAGCCGGGATGATCGGCTTCATGGAGGGCGCGCTCATCCACGGGGTGTTCCACGGCGACCTCCACGGCGGCAATCTCTACGTTCTGCCCGACGGTCGCACCGCCCTCCTCGACTTCGGCATCACCGGGCGCATGAGCGAAGTACGCCGCTTGGCGTTCGTTCGCCTCCTCATCTCGGGGATGATGAACGACCGGATCGGCCAGCTTGCGGCCCTGCGAGATCTCGGGGCACTGCCCGCAGACACCGATCTCCAGGTCGTCGCCGAGGAGCTCGGTCTCCTCGGCGAACCGGTCGATCCGACCACCATGACCGCCGACGAGCTCGTGGCCGAGCTCCAGCGGGTCATCAAGTCGCTGCTCGGCTACGGCGCCCGCATGCCGAAGGAGCTCATGCTCTTCGTGAAGAACATGGTGTTCCTCGATGGCGCGATCGCGCGACTCGCCCCCGACCTCGACCTCTTCGCCGAGATCGCCCACATCGCGGCGTACTTCGCGTCGACCCACGGCGAGCAGCTCGCCGCCCAGGTCGGCATGGATCCGGAGGTCTACCAGTTCGACCCCGACGGTGTGCGCGCCGCGTTCGGTGTCGACGACACCGTGGAGAGCATGACCTACCGAGAACTCCAGGCCCGTCGGGAGCTGATCCGCAACCGCCTCCGCGCGCGCGGCTGA